One Babylonia areolata isolate BAREFJ2019XMU chromosome 27, ASM4173473v1, whole genome shotgun sequence DNA window includes the following coding sequences:
- the LOC143300976 gene encoding uncharacterized protein LOC143300976 isoform X2, producing MKTLILLFLTVAVVLVAQTDAAWIRAWRFSRWIPVYRHTVGKRSADDVDAPLSQDDDDAMQANEAMDLLNKLSLRCPGFGTDTKVGLNKALVTDAFDAVDKNKNNQLCEKELDELQDVLDAFEDCEQTNAHKTG from the exons ATGAAGACCCTGATTCTCCTGTTCCTGACGGTAGCCGTCGTGCTGGTGGCACAGACCGACGCTGCATGGATTAGGGCGTGGCGCTTCAGT AGGTGGATACCTGTCTACAGACACACGGTGGGCAAACGGAGCGCCGATGACGTGGACGCTCCATTGAGCCAGGACGACGACGACGCGATGCAGGCCAACGAAGCCATGGACCTGCTCAACAAACTGAGTCTGAGGTGTCCTGGATTCGGCACCGACACCAAAGTGGGGCTGAACAAGGCGCTCGTGACTGACGCCTTCGACGCCGTGGACA AGAATAAAAACAACCAGTTGTGTGAGAAGGAACTGGACGAGCTTCAAGATGTTCTGG ATGCGTTTGAAGATTGCGAGCAGACGAATGCCCACAAGACAGGCTAG
- the LOC143300976 gene encoding uncharacterized protein LOC143300976 isoform X1, with the protein MKTLILLFLTVAVVLVAQTDAAWIRAWRFSRWIPVYRHTVGKRSADDVDAPLSQDDDDAMQANEAMDLLNKLSLRCPGFGTDTKVGLNKALVTDAFDAVDKNKNNQLCEKELDELQDVLGAFEYCEEEENAHKAG; encoded by the exons ATGAAGACCCTGATTCTCCTGTTCCTGACGGTAGCCGTCGTGCTGGTGGCACAGACCGACGCTGCATGGATTAGGGCGTGGCGCTTCAGT AGGTGGATACCTGTCTACAGACACACGGTGGGCAAACGGAGCGCCGATGACGTGGACGCTCCATTGAGCCAGGACGACGACGACGCGATGCAGGCCAACGAAGCCATGGACCTGCTCAACAAACTGAGTCTGAGGTGTCCTGGATTCGGCACCGACACCAAAGTGGGGCTGAACAAGGCGCTCGTGACTGACGCCTTCGACGCCGTGGACA AGAATAAAAACAACCAGTTGTGTGAGAAGGAACTGGACGAGCTTCAAGATGTTCTGG GGGCGTTCGAATAttgcgaggaggaggagaatgccCACAAGGCAGGCTAG
- the LOC143300975 gene encoding uncharacterized protein LOC143300975 isoform X2, with the protein MKTLILLFLTVAVVLVAQTDAAWIRAWRFRKWIPPYRYPGKRSADDVDAPLNQDDDDAMQANEAMDLLNKLSLRCPGFGTDTKVGLNKALVTDAFDAVDKNKNNQLCEKELDELQDVLDAFEDCEQTNAHKTG; encoded by the exons ATGAAGACCCTGATTCTCCTGTTCCTGACGGTAGCCGTCGTGCTGGTGGCACAGACCGACGCTGCATGGATTAGGGCGTGGCGCTTCAGG AAGTGGATACCTCCCTACAGATACCCAGGCAAACGGAGTGCCGATGACGTGGACGCTCCATTGAACCAGGACGACGACGACGCGATGCAGGCCAACGAAGCCATGGACCTGCTCAACAAACTGAGTCTGAGGTGTCCTGGATTCGGCACCGACACCAAAGTGGGGCTGAACAAGGCGCTCGTGACTGACGCCTTCGACGCCGTGGACA AGAATAAAAACAACCAGTTGTGTGAGAAGGAACTGGACGAGCTTCAAGATGTTCTGG ATGCGTTTGAAGATTGCGAGCAGACGAATGCCCACAAGACAGGCTAG